A single genomic interval of Anser cygnoides isolate HZ-2024a breed goose chromosome 7, Taihu_goose_T2T_genome, whole genome shotgun sequence harbors:
- the SLC18A3 gene encoding vesicular acetylcholine transporter: protein MAEAEAGAAGRARAAVARLSEAVGERRRRLGTAMGEARRQRRLLLLVVCVALLLDNMLYMVIVPIVPDYIAAMRGGGGAAGPAAPAGANESGGGGGNRSLLPARYPPATGGNEDVQIGVLFASKAMLQLLVNPLSGTLIDRVGYELPLLAGLAVMFLSTLTFAFAANYATLFAARSLQGLGSAFADTAGIALIADRYSEEPARSRALGTALACISFGSLAAPPFGGVLYQFAGKRVPFLVLAAVCLLDGLLLLAVEPPCGAGARANMPVGTPIHRLMVDPYIAVVAGALTTCNIPLAFLEPTIANWMKESMGASEWEVGLTWLPAFFPHVLGVYVTVRLAAAYPHLQWFYGALGMAIIGASSCLVPACRNFGQVIVPLCGICFGIALVDTALLPTLAFLVDVRHVSVYGSVYAIADISYSVAYALGPIVAGQIVHTMGFAQLNLGMGLANVLYAPVLLFLKNVCQMKPSHSERNILLEEGPKGLYDTIKMEERKGVGKSLRPVGETEENGTDSYHRDLAGVSEEDSSDYEYS, encoded by the coding sequence ATGGCGGAGGCAgaggcgggggcggcggggcgggcgcgggcCGCCGTGGCGCGGCTCTCGGAGGCGGTgggcgagcggcggcggcggctgggcACGGCCATGGGGGAggcgcggcggcagcggcggctgctgctgctggtggtgtgcGTGGCGCTGCTGTTGGACAACATGCTCTACATGGTCATCGTGCCCATCGTCCCCGACTACATCGCGGCCATGCGCGGCGGAGGGGGcgccgccggcccggccgcgcccgCGGGGGCCAAcgagagcggcggcggcggcggcaacCGGAGCCTGCTGCCCGCCCGGTACCCGCCGGCCACGGGGGGCAACGAGGACGTGCAGATCGGCGTGCTGTTCGCCTCCAAGgccatgctgcagctgctggtgaaCCCGCTGAGCGGCACCCTCATCGACCGCGTGGGCTACGAGTTGCCGCTGCTGGCCGGGCTGGCCGTCATGTTCCTCTCCACGCTCACCTTCGCCTTCGCGGCCAACTACGCGACGCTGTTCGCGGCGCgcagcctgcaggggctgggctcgGCCTTCGCCGACACGGCCGGCATCGCGCTCATCGCCGACCGCTACTCGGAGGAGCCGGCGCGGAGCCGCGCCCTGGGCACGGCGCTGGCCTGCATCTCCTTCGGCAGCCTGGCCGCGCCCCCCTTCGGCGGCGTCCTCTACCAGTTCGCCGGCAAGCGGGTGCCCTTCCTGGTGCTGGCCGCCGTCTGCCTGCTCgacgggctgctgctgctcgccgTCGAGCCGCCCTGCGGCGCCGGGGCGCGGGCCAACATGCCCGTGGGCACCCCGATCCACCGCCTCATGGTCGACCCCTACATCGCCGTGGTGGCGGGCGCGCTGACCACCTGCAACATCCCCCTGGCCTTCCTGGAGCCCACCATCGCCAACTGGATGAAGGAGTCGATGGGGGCCAGCGAGTGGGAGGTGGGCCTCACCTGGCTGCCCGCCTTCTTCCCCCACGTGCTGGGCGTCTACGTCACCGTCCGGCTGGCCGCCGCGTACCCGCACCTCCAGTGGTTTTacggggccctgggcatggcCATCATCGGCGCCAGCTCCTGCCTGGTGCCCGCCTGCAGGAATTTCGGGCAGGTCATCGTTCCCCTCTGCGGCATCTGCTTCGGCATCGCACTGGTGGACAcggccctgctgcccacctTGGCCTTCCTGGTGGACGTGCGCCACGTCTCTGTCTACGGCAGCGTCTACGCCATTGCGGACATCTCCTACTCCGTGGCGTACGCCCTGGGGCCCATCGTGGCCGGCCAGATCGTGCACACCATGGGCTTCGCGCAGCTCAACCTGGGAATGGGGCTTGCCAACGTGCTCTACGCCcctgtcctcctcttcctcaaaaACGTCTGCCAAATGAAACCCTCTCACTCGGAGAGGAACATCCTCCTTGAAGAAGGACCTAAGGGACTCTACGACACCATCAAAATGGAGGAGCGCAAAGGCGTGGGCAAAAGCCTTCGGCCAGTGGGTGAGACAGAGGAGAATGGCACGGACTCTTACCACAGAGACCTGGCAGGGGTGTCTGAGGAGGACTCGTCAGATTACGAGTACAGTTAG